The Corynebacterium renale genome includes a region encoding these proteins:
- a CDS encoding ATP-dependent DNA helicase UvrD2, producing MFDINDLDQDQLVAATAPRGPVCILAGAGTGKTRTITHRIAHLIQQGFVGQNRVLAVTFTSRAAGEMRDRLQAMGIGGVQARTFHAAARRQLRYFWPQVAGDLPWKLIDNKFPLVGRAARSVGVGSTTENVRDLLGEIEWAKASLISADQYAEAVDKHDRTPPESPAKVAEVYRRYEKQKTSPEGMLLDFDDLLLHTAAAIENSTAVAEEFRHQYRTFVVDEYQDVTPLQHRLLQAWLGQRDDLTVVGDANQTIYSFTGASPEFLLNFSRDYPHATTVKLQRDYRSTPQVTELANTVIDQASGRLAGTRLELIGMRPNGPEPEYHGYDDEPTEAREVAGKILTLLDAGVPASEIAVLYRINAQSAEFEQALSDAGIVYQVRGGEGFFQRAEIKQAMTQIVRAAQAGTVPGGTVAQQVRAILAPLGLTEREPEGAQARERWQLLGAVADLAEDLTATVPDLDLHGFIREMQRRAESRQPPTVEGVTLASLHAAKGLEWDAVFLVGLVEKTLPISHAIKAGDKQIEEERRLFYVGITRAREHLFLSWSRARQEGGRASRERTRFLDKVLPEPEITDVKPRSKRPSRCRVCGRPLHSATEKTLGRHEDCPSGMDEAVFEALRQWRLSVARELDVATYMIFTDATLVAIAEDMPENERDLLNIPGIGPAKLQEFGPQLLEFLAQYQH from the coding sequence GTGTTTGACATCAATGATCTTGACCAAGACCAGTTGGTAGCAGCTACTGCACCACGCGGCCCCGTCTGTATTTTGGCCGGCGCCGGCACCGGTAAAACACGCACCATCACGCACCGCATCGCCCACCTCATCCAGCAGGGCTTCGTCGGGCAGAATCGGGTGCTCGCGGTGACGTTTACTTCCCGGGCCGCGGGTGAAATGCGGGACCGGCTTCAGGCAATGGGGATCGGCGGGGTGCAGGCGCGTACTTTCCACGCAGCTGCCCGCCGCCAGTTGCGCTACTTCTGGCCCCAAGTAGCAGGTGACCTGCCATGGAAATTGATTGACAACAAATTCCCTTTGGTCGGCCGTGCTGCGCGCAGCGTAGGGGTCGGTTCCACTACAGAAAACGTGCGTGACCTCTTGGGCGAAATTGAGTGGGCGAAGGCGTCCTTGATTTCTGCGGACCAGTACGCGGAGGCGGTAGACAAGCACGATCGCACACCACCGGAAAGCCCAGCCAAGGTAGCGGAGGTGTACCGCCGGTATGAAAAGCAAAAGACCAGCCCGGAAGGTATGCTCCTAGACTTTGACGACCTGTTGTTGCACACAGCAGCCGCGATTGAGAACTCCACGGCCGTCGCCGAGGAATTCCGGCACCAATATCGCACGTTCGTCGTCGACGAATACCAGGACGTCACTCCCTTGCAGCATCGTCTACTGCAAGCCTGGTTGGGGCAGCGCGACGACCTTACCGTGGTCGGCGACGCGAACCAGACCATTTATTCTTTCACGGGTGCGAGCCCCGAGTTCTTGCTGAACTTTTCCCGCGATTACCCGCATGCAACAACGGTCAAACTCCAGCGAGACTATCGCTCCACCCCGCAGGTTACCGAACTAGCAAACACGGTCATCGACCAAGCCAGTGGCCGCCTGGCAGGCACACGCCTAGAACTTATCGGTATGCGCCCCAATGGCCCAGAACCTGAGTACCACGGGTACGACGACGAACCCACAGAAGCCAGGGAAGTAGCCGGCAAGATTCTCACGCTTCTCGACGCCGGAGTGCCCGCCTCTGAAATTGCGGTTCTCTACCGAATCAACGCGCAATCAGCGGAATTCGAGCAGGCACTCTCCGATGCCGGGATCGTGTACCAAGTCCGCGGCGGGGAAGGCTTCTTCCAGCGCGCTGAGATCAAGCAGGCCATGACCCAGATTGTGCGCGCTGCCCAAGCCGGCACTGTTCCTGGAGGAACAGTCGCCCAGCAAGTTCGTGCAATACTTGCGCCCCTAGGCTTAACCGAGCGTGAACCCGAAGGTGCGCAAGCCCGCGAACGCTGGCAACTGCTCGGCGCCGTAGCAGACCTCGCTGAAGACCTCACAGCCACGGTCCCAGACTTGGACCTGCACGGTTTCATCCGTGAGATGCAACGCCGCGCCGAATCACGGCAACCACCGACTGTCGAAGGCGTGACCCTCGCCAGCCTGCACGCCGCCAAGGGCTTGGAGTGGGACGCCGTGTTCCTCGTGGGGTTGGTGGAAAAAACCCTACCGATTAGCCACGCTATAAAGGCTGGCGATAAGCAGATCGAAGAAGAACGCCGCCTCTTCTACGTAGGTATCACACGTGCCCGCGAACACCTCTTCCTGTCCTGGTCACGGGCTCGCCAAGAAGGTGGGCGTGCCAGCCGCGAGCGCACTCGTTTTCTGGACAAAGTACTACCCGAACCAGAAATCACCGACGTGAAACCACGGTCCAAGCGACCCAGCCGGTGCCGCGTCTGCGGCCGGCCACTACACTCCGCCACAGAAAAGACTCTCGGCCGCCACGAAGACTGTCCTTCCGGAATGGATGAGGCCGTGTTCGAAGCCTTGCGCCAATGGCGCCTGAGCGTTGCCCGCGAACTCGACGTGGCTACGTACATGATCTTCACCGACGCAACACTGGTAGCCATCGCAGAAGATATGCCAGAAAACGAGCGTGACCTGCTGAACATCCCAGGAATTGGGCCGGCTAAGTTGCAGGAGTTTGGCCCGCAGTTGCTGGAATTTCTTGCGCAGTACCAGCACTAA
- a CDS encoding NAD(+) diphosphatase: MGVCIVLSPSGEVIVTDTDVPEPALVIVPEETSQSSVPLHGDVHAIALPSSTLHQWAQEQGHRVGTIRDFPGPNLVTRAAAVLRNQGYHKYHPTTGLPLHFDDAGIVARDTEGAEVFPRLNPAVIGLVRLGGTDKILLGRNSARPGYFSLIAGYVDLGETLEGAFVREVREETGRIVDSDSVRYWGSQPWPQSGSIMVGFTATTEHEEPTLPTDDELLETIWVEASELHTVTGPAPGSIAHTMLAEAAAQARRR; the protein is encoded by the coding sequence GTGGGCGTCTGCATAGTTCTTTCGCCGTCAGGGGAAGTCATCGTTACTGACACCGACGTGCCCGAACCCGCGCTGGTTATCGTGCCGGAGGAGACGTCGCAAAGCAGTGTGCCCTTGCATGGCGACGTCCACGCCATCGCCCTACCCAGCTCCACGCTGCACCAGTGGGCGCAGGAACAGGGGCATCGCGTGGGCACGATCCGCGATTTTCCCGGCCCCAACCTGGTGACTCGAGCTGCAGCAGTACTGCGTAACCAGGGCTATCACAAGTATCACCCGACAACCGGGTTGCCCCTACACTTCGACGACGCTGGCATCGTCGCACGGGATACCGAGGGTGCCGAGGTGTTCCCGCGGCTGAACCCGGCGGTCATTGGGCTCGTACGCCTGGGTGGCACCGACAAGATTCTGCTCGGCAGGAACTCGGCACGTCCAGGGTATTTTTCGCTCATCGCTGGATACGTGGATTTGGGGGAGACACTCGAAGGTGCCTTCGTCCGTGAAGTGCGCGAAGAAACTGGCCGCATCGTAGACTCTGACTCGGTTCGCTATTGGGGTTCCCAACCATGGCCACAGTCGGGGTCCATCATGGTCGGGTTCACCGCCACAACAGAGCACGAGGAACCCACCTTGCCTACCGACGACGAACTCCTAGAAACCATCTGGGTGGAGGCATCCGAACTGCACACGGTAACCGGCCCTGCCCCGGGTTCTATCGCGCACACCATGCTCGCAGAAGCCGCTGCTCAGGCACGTCGCCGCTAG
- a CDS encoding ATP-dependent DNA helicase, giving the protein MHSPFVPPNPTVVLTEASVDPTPRSWEHLPQEGRWRVTGVAGSGVSSLIVDTALDRVRAGYDPVGLAVITASKEAASRLRRDYVSRLTAEEKAEDYASHASPFRSVHSLAFAVVRQGVDDQVRLITGAEHDAIIRELLAGHAASGAPTWPADIRPAVELVGFARQLRDFLLRAAERGVSAKRLVDLGAAFGKGLWQAAGTFQEEFAQIARLAGSHNVNASELVTLALAAIKQHPELTRGWHTVLVDDAQHLDPKSAEFIQALAAGAELFVLGGDPEQTVFSFRGADSEFLEKTPVDHELVLGTTRRTPDREVLLSRTPGEERAAVAAFVRRSHLLDEVPWSEIAVVVRSAGALEPTRRALLTAGIPVHTSATDIVLSSQNVVRAVILGLRSLAVPLTNTELEELLVGPIGGADAVMLRRLLRGLRRFDFSTRAIDTLRTLIDPTHEDIADVLDPAEVERLHTVLTDRELDILTRMRTVLRAGWVARHENQPVEAVLWELWSATGLSERLAAEALRGGAQGSQADRDLDAMMALFDAAGDFVERHPEATIDTFIADIAAQELPTGVRDRRTARPEAVTVLTAHGTVGQQWQRVVITGVQDDVWPALGETGSIFDQVEFVDYLDRDIEPGLPVSHTAERLAEERRLFHVAATRATENLVITAVDNEDGDEIYRPSRFIAPWCTEHGIVPRQVSVPAGEGGAEQELARRFTGLSRDTVIAELRRVLTDPDASPARSTQAARQLARLAQAGVPGADPEEWMTTTRASTSTPLQPDNQPVRLSPSRLEAFSECPLQATLGSVAQDQMDTQPLLRGSLVHAFAEALARGVEPERAHDLVTHAYLEIGEVPAWREEKHREEWERLLARTQVWLETSRAAYTEVGVEVPVSVAVSPEVVLNGRIDRLEKTDDGYVVVDLKTGSTAPSQAKAQDNLQLKAYQFALAHGALVTPETSEIPGQVHVRTAGQNQETLDPAGGVLVYPAHDTKAVATREQTALSEEDAQHLRQLLPVIASERRGPHVTARVSKACDHCQLKPICPVQPEGRYITDVR; this is encoded by the coding sequence ATGCACTCGCCGTTTGTTCCACCTAATCCCACAGTTGTCCTCACAGAGGCGTCGGTAGATCCCACGCCGCGGTCTTGGGAGCACCTCCCGCAGGAAGGCCGCTGGAGAGTGACAGGTGTGGCTGGCAGTGGCGTAAGTTCACTGATCGTAGACACCGCCTTGGATCGTGTCCGTGCCGGTTATGATCCCGTGGGTTTAGCTGTGATTACGGCCTCTAAGGAGGCGGCCTCGCGGCTGCGTCGGGATTACGTTTCCCGGTTGACAGCGGAAGAGAAAGCAGAGGATTACGCCTCGCATGCAAGCCCATTTCGGTCCGTGCACTCGTTGGCGTTCGCGGTGGTGCGTCAAGGCGTAGACGATCAGGTTCGCTTGATTACCGGCGCTGAGCACGACGCCATTATTCGCGAACTTCTCGCTGGCCATGCCGCCTCTGGTGCACCCACGTGGCCTGCGGATATTAGGCCTGCGGTTGAGCTGGTAGGGTTTGCCCGCCAACTGCGTGACTTCCTCCTGCGCGCCGCAGAACGTGGCGTGAGCGCGAAGCGGCTCGTGGACCTTGGCGCCGCGTTTGGCAAAGGGTTGTGGCAGGCAGCGGGAACGTTCCAAGAAGAATTTGCCCAGATTGCGCGCTTAGCCGGCAGCCACAACGTCAACGCTTCTGAATTGGTCACGCTAGCTCTTGCGGCGATTAAGCAGCACCCTGAATTAACGCGGGGATGGCACACCGTGCTTGTCGACGACGCCCAGCACCTCGACCCGAAATCCGCCGAATTCATCCAGGCTCTCGCCGCGGGGGCGGAGTTGTTCGTCCTTGGGGGAGACCCAGAGCAGACGGTGTTTAGTTTCCGTGGTGCTGACTCCGAGTTTTTGGAGAAAACTCCCGTTGACCATGAGTTGGTGCTGGGAACAACCCGGCGTACCCCGGACCGGGAAGTCCTGTTGAGCCGCACGCCTGGTGAGGAGCGTGCGGCGGTCGCCGCGTTTGTCCGCCGTAGCCACCTGTTGGATGAAGTGCCCTGGTCCGAGATTGCTGTGGTGGTGCGCAGCGCAGGAGCGCTAGAACCTACGCGGCGTGCGCTGCTCACCGCCGGGATCCCTGTGCACACCTCTGCCACGGATATTGTGCTCAGTAGCCAGAACGTGGTGCGTGCAGTAATTCTTGGGCTACGCAGTCTGGCGGTTCCGTTGACGAATACGGAACTGGAGGAACTCCTGGTAGGCCCCATCGGTGGCGCCGATGCAGTGATGCTGCGACGTTTATTGCGGGGGCTACGCCGCTTCGATTTCTCCACGCGAGCTATAGACACGCTGCGCACACTCATCGACCCGACACACGAAGACATCGCTGACGTACTTGATCCGGCTGAAGTAGAACGCCTGCATACAGTTCTCACGGACCGCGAGTTGGACATTCTCACGCGCATGCGCACAGTGTTGCGCGCCGGGTGGGTGGCACGCCACGAAAACCAACCGGTGGAAGCGGTGTTGTGGGAATTGTGGTCGGCGACGGGCCTGTCAGAACGCCTCGCGGCGGAGGCTTTGCGAGGCGGTGCCCAGGGCTCCCAGGCAGACCGCGACCTGGACGCCATGATGGCGCTTTTCGACGCCGCCGGCGACTTCGTAGAGCGTCACCCCGAGGCAACCATCGACACATTCATCGCAGACATTGCAGCACAAGAATTACCCACGGGTGTCCGTGACCGGCGTACCGCCCGCCCCGAGGCCGTTACCGTACTTACCGCACACGGCACGGTTGGGCAGCAGTGGCAGCGCGTTGTTATTACCGGCGTCCAAGACGATGTTTGGCCTGCTCTAGGAGAAACCGGATCCATTTTTGACCAGGTGGAATTCGTGGATTATCTCGACCGGGATATTGAACCCGGACTTCCTGTCAGCCATACTGCCGAGCGCTTGGCTGAAGAACGTAGGCTTTTCCACGTTGCTGCAACTCGTGCCACTGAAAACCTTGTGATTACAGCAGTGGACAACGAAGACGGAGATGAGATTTATCGACCTTCTCGTTTCATCGCCCCCTGGTGCACCGAGCACGGAATCGTGCCGCGGCAGGTGAGCGTCCCAGCAGGGGAAGGCGGCGCTGAACAGGAACTGGCACGGCGTTTTACGGGTCTTTCGCGTGACACCGTTATTGCAGAACTACGGCGCGTTCTCACGGATCCTGACGCTTCGCCGGCACGTTCCACCCAAGCTGCCCGCCAGTTGGCGCGTCTTGCACAGGCGGGCGTTCCCGGTGCAGATCCCGAGGAGTGGATGACCACCACGCGGGCGTCGACAAGCACCCCACTGCAGCCGGATAATCAACCTGTCCGTCTCTCCCCATCACGGCTGGAGGCGTTCAGCGAATGCCCGCTGCAGGCAACGCTGGGTTCCGTGGCACAAGACCAGATGGATACCCAGCCGCTCCTGCGAGGTTCGCTGGTACACGCCTTTGCTGAGGCGCTTGCCCGGGGCGTTGAACCGGAACGTGCCCATGACCTTGTTACCCACGCCTACCTGGAGATCGGCGAGGTACCTGCATGGCGGGAGGAGAAACATCGTGAGGAATGGGAACGCCTCCTTGCCCGGACACAGGTGTGGTTAGAGACCTCGCGGGCCGCCTACACCGAAGTTGGCGTGGAGGTTCCGGTTTCCGTGGCGGTGTCTCCCGAGGTCGTGCTGAATGGGCGTATCGACCGGCTAGAGAAAACCGACGACGGGTACGTGGTCGTAGACCTCAAGACTGGCTCGACCGCGCCTTCCCAAGCCAAAGCCCAGGACAACCTGCAGCTTAAGGCCTACCAATTCGCGCTCGCGCACGGCGCGCTCGTCACCCCAGAGACGTCCGAAATCCCGGGCCAGGTGCACGTGCGCACCGCAGGCCAAAACCAGGAAACGCTTGATCCTGCTGGGGGAGTGCTGGTGTACCCGGCTCATGATACGAAGGCCGTCGCCACGCGTGAACAGACCGCGCTGAGCGAAGAAGATGCCCAGCACCTGCGGCAACTGTTACCCGTCATCGCGAGCGAACGGCGTGGTCCTCATGTCACCGCACGCGTCAGTAAGGCGTGTGACCATTGCCAGCTCAAGCCCATCTGCCCAGTCCAGCCCGAAGGAAGGTACATCACCGATGTCCGCTAA
- a CDS encoding ATP-dependent helicase, whose protein sequence is MSAKPRTPEHRISPELLAAVLGRNRPTEQQGAITGAPPGPRLVVAGAGAGKTETMASRAVWLVANGFVDPENILGLTFTRKAAQELRVRITDRLAQLAGTPKVRDLDPSGELAEKLVTTEPTVLTYDAYAGRLIREYGLLLPVEPTGRIITQTELTAITQDLVRNYTGRIPGGNKPAAVVENLLALHSEMGNHQVGPEGIVEESRAFAALFQELPKGPRQKDTLNKTAQKWHDTQLARVDYLDLLEQLKADLTERGVVTFGEQMAMAARLASEHPAVGKAQRALYHVVMLDEYQDTSHAQRVLLSSLFGHAADPRLTVNAVGDPMQAIYGWRGATAANLSAFVEDFPTTEGPAPKSEMTISFRNPAEVLELANVVAEQLLGPADAPGRAVSPLEPFTTAGGEAPEKTPISLGWFRTIEEERAYVADEMAQRYQQAQEENRPFSGAILIRNNRQAIPIAEELAARGIPYEIVGVSGLLRVPEVADTVALATMLIRPFDNAAALRILAGPLVGLGIADIQALHRRARNLAARANTPESVSDNDVNEAEQQPLDALSILEKEIAEATEADPEQIVGLTDAIADLGEPGRFSEEGYKRLSHLSARLRHLRRHSLTKALPDLFADIIDIFNIRIEVLARSQAHTDGAAGTVHLDRLIEEVTTYDAIAHSSLSGLLDYFTLAEEHEDGLAMGTVEVRADQVQILTIHKSKGLEWDHVAVVHADKQTWTGTTETFLTQVKLIPADLRGDAGTTAPLLDTSGVETRADLENACKAYLEDVKASNAEEATRLFYVALTRSGKDLLVTGSAFRGGTREYPPYGNFDLLKNYVDKHHPDAVAHWYEPGAEPEDEESGSHAQPEQEAQEAQFPRLDIDDHTRRAADAVYAAMDALPPVAEDELSQLWEADVEALISEYAALQAPELEVELSEELTASDLVALRADPEQFARRARRPVPFKPNAYAKRGTAFHSWVENLYGKQSLLDEDQLPGMGEETVGERDVEKLKEQFLESSWAQRTPPFRELPFEVRIGSAVVRGRMDAVFYDEDDNVWDIVDWKTGQPPTSQEKAAAEIQLAVYAYAFKKLLATWEKRGAIPVQEGREDVSQNSPEMPMTEKMRDAQVRASFHYVRWGTTLTPRNLPDGAELERLLAQATQAD, encoded by the coding sequence ATGTCCGCTAAACCACGCACCCCGGAACACCGGATTTCACCGGAACTGCTGGCAGCTGTCCTTGGGCGCAACCGCCCCACCGAACAACAAGGCGCGATCACCGGTGCGCCCCCGGGCCCGCGTTTAGTCGTCGCAGGAGCAGGAGCCGGGAAGACAGAGACCATGGCTTCCCGTGCGGTATGGCTCGTAGCCAACGGGTTCGTCGATCCCGAAAATATTCTCGGGCTGACCTTCACCCGCAAAGCAGCCCAAGAATTACGTGTCCGAATCACCGACCGGCTAGCCCAGCTTGCCGGGACCCCGAAAGTTCGCGACCTCGACCCCTCTGGCGAGTTAGCCGAAAAACTGGTGACCACCGAACCCACGGTGCTCACCTACGACGCTTATGCCGGACGCCTCATCCGCGAATACGGACTGCTGCTGCCGGTTGAACCCACTGGCAGAATAATTACCCAAACGGAACTGACCGCCATCACCCAAGACCTGGTACGCAATTACACTGGCCGCATTCCCGGAGGAAATAAACCGGCCGCAGTTGTAGAAAACCTGCTTGCCCTGCACTCCGAGATGGGAAATCACCAAGTAGGTCCAGAAGGCATCGTCGAGGAATCACGCGCATTTGCGGCCCTCTTCCAGGAGCTCCCAAAAGGACCCCGGCAAAAGGACACCCTCAACAAGACTGCACAGAAGTGGCACGATACCCAACTCGCCCGGGTAGATTACCTGGACCTACTGGAGCAGCTGAAGGCAGATCTCACAGAGCGCGGGGTAGTCACATTCGGTGAACAAATGGCTATGGCCGCACGTCTAGCCAGCGAACATCCCGCGGTAGGTAAAGCACAACGCGCCCTCTATCACGTGGTGATGCTCGACGAATACCAGGACACGTCCCACGCACAGCGCGTCTTACTCTCCTCCCTATTTGGGCACGCTGCCGATCCACGCCTTACGGTTAATGCAGTGGGCGACCCGATGCAAGCCATCTACGGATGGCGCGGGGCTACAGCAGCGAACTTGTCTGCGTTCGTCGAAGATTTCCCCACCACAGAAGGGCCCGCACCGAAGTCAGAAATGACTATTAGTTTCCGCAACCCGGCCGAAGTTCTTGAACTGGCCAACGTTGTAGCCGAGCAACTCCTCGGCCCAGCTGACGCACCCGGACGGGCAGTTTCACCGCTGGAACCATTTACCACGGCTGGGGGTGAAGCGCCAGAGAAAACTCCTATCTCCCTGGGCTGGTTCCGCACAATTGAGGAAGAACGTGCTTACGTCGCAGACGAGATGGCCCAGCGCTACCAGCAGGCACAGGAAGAAAACCGCCCGTTTAGTGGCGCCATCCTGATCCGAAATAATAGGCAAGCTATCCCTATCGCTGAAGAACTCGCAGCCCGCGGTATCCCCTACGAAATCGTGGGGGTCTCCGGATTGTTGCGGGTGCCCGAAGTCGCAGACACCGTGGCGCTAGCGACCATGCTCATCCGCCCCTTCGACAACGCCGCGGCACTGCGCATACTCGCCGGCCCCCTCGTGGGACTCGGTATCGCCGATATCCAGGCGCTACACCGCCGCGCACGCAACCTGGCTGCCCGCGCGAACACTCCAGAATCAGTCAGCGACAACGACGTGAACGAGGCGGAGCAACAGCCCCTCGACGCCCTCAGCATTCTGGAGAAAGAAATCGCCGAAGCCACCGAAGCTGACCCCGAGCAGATTGTTGGGCTTACCGACGCCATCGCCGACCTCGGCGAACCAGGGCGATTCAGCGAAGAGGGCTATAAGCGGTTATCTCACCTGTCCGCGCGCTTGCGCCACTTACGCCGGCACAGCCTAACCAAAGCTTTGCCGGACCTGTTTGCCGATATCATCGACATCTTCAACATCCGCATCGAAGTCCTCGCCCGCAGCCAAGCCCACACGGATGGGGCAGCAGGGACCGTTCATCTTGACCGGCTGATCGAAGAGGTCACCACCTACGACGCCATTGCGCACTCAAGCTTAAGTGGGCTGCTCGACTACTTCACCCTCGCCGAGGAACACGAAGACGGCCTAGCAATGGGGACAGTTGAAGTCCGTGCTGACCAAGTTCAGATCCTGACCATCCACAAGTCCAAGGGCCTGGAATGGGACCACGTAGCTGTGGTTCACGCAGACAAGCAAACCTGGACCGGCACCACCGAAACGTTCCTGACCCAGGTGAAACTCATCCCCGCTGACCTGCGCGGTGACGCCGGAACAACCGCACCATTACTGGATACCTCCGGTGTAGAAACGCGTGCAGATTTAGAAAATGCATGCAAGGCCTACCTCGAAGACGTCAAAGCTTCCAACGCAGAGGAAGCGACACGACTTTTCTACGTAGCCCTGACCCGAAGCGGAAAAGACCTCCTTGTCACGGGATCGGCTTTCCGGGGCGGAACCAGAGAGTACCCGCCATACGGCAACTTTGACCTACTTAAAAACTACGTGGATAAGCATCACCCCGACGCGGTGGCACACTGGTACGAACCAGGCGCGGAACCCGAAGACGAAGAATCAGGTTCCCACGCACAGCCTGAGCAAGAGGCACAGGAAGCGCAGTTCCCACGCTTGGACATCGATGACCACACGCGCCGTGCGGCGGACGCCGTGTACGCCGCGATGGACGCCTTGCCGCCAGTTGCCGAAGACGAACTTTCCCAACTTTGGGAAGCAGACGTCGAAGCGTTGATCAGTGAATACGCTGCGCTTCAAGCCCCAGAATTGGAAGTCGAACTCTCTGAAGAACTCACCGCAAGTGACTTGGTTGCCTTGCGCGCAGACCCCGAACAGTTCGCCCGCCGGGCCCGCCGCCCGGTGCCCTTTAAGCCGAACGCGTACGCCAAACGCGGAACCGCGTTCCATAGTTGGGTGGAAAACCTGTACGGAAAGCAAAGCCTCCTTGATGAAGACCAACTTCCCGGAATGGGTGAAGAAACGGTAGGGGAGAGGGACGTCGAAAAGCTCAAAGAACAATTCTTAGAATCATCTTGGGCCCAGCGCACCCCACCTTTCCGGGAGCTCCCCTTCGAGGTTCGTATCGGCTCCGCGGTCGTCCGCGGACGCATGGACGCTGTCTTCTATGACGAAGATGACAATGTGTGGGACATCGTGGACTGGAAAACTGGCCAGCCACCAACCTCCCAGGAGAAGGCGGCTGCAGAAATCCAGCTGGCGGTGTACGCGTACGCGTTTAAAAAACTGCTCGCCACGTGGGAGAAGCGGGGCGCAATCCCAGTCCAGGAGGGCCGTGAGGACGTTTCGCAGAACTCCCCAGAAATGCCCATGACGGAGAAGATGCGTGATGCGCAGGTGCGCGCTAGCTTCCATTATGTGCGTTGGGGAACCACGCTTACGCCACGGAATCTTCCCGATGGCGCCGAGCTGGAAAGATTATTAGCGCAGGCCACCCAGGCGGACTAG
- a CDS encoding potassium channel family protein → MKGSFRGRFHRDEQLSKLPVHALLDVITIPNALAASPWSLIARRMLYAIGLLFISTMVVWLDGDNGYNEHLSFLDAFYYSSVTLSTTGYGDITPVTPEARLVNIIILTPLRIAFLVLTVATTLSVLTEESRQSFRIQRWRSRVRQHTIVVGYGTKGRSAVAALLADGVTPEQIVVIDKDEAALTRAENNGLVTVRGNATRAEVLKVAGVTRARSVVVAPNQDDTAVLITLSVRELAPSVMIVASAREAENQHLLEQSGADSVVISSETAGRMLGLATVTPSVVEMMEDLLSPDEGFSIAERPVAEDEVGANPRNLADIVLGVVRSGELYRIDSPEAETAEPGDRLLYVRRVFSEDVKR, encoded by the coding sequence ATGAAGGGTTCATTCCGAGGGCGCTTCCACCGCGACGAGCAGCTATCTAAACTGCCCGTTCACGCGCTGTTGGATGTCATCACGATCCCTAATGCGCTTGCAGCCAGCCCGTGGTCGTTGATTGCTCGGCGCATGCTCTACGCCATTGGCCTGCTGTTTATCTCCACCATGGTGGTGTGGTTAGACGGTGACAACGGCTACAACGAGCATCTTTCATTCCTCGATGCGTTCTACTATTCCTCGGTCACACTATCCACAACCGGCTACGGCGATATCACCCCGGTAACTCCGGAGGCCCGGCTGGTTAACATCATCATTCTGACGCCACTGCGCATCGCGTTCCTGGTGCTTACAGTGGCTACGACACTCTCGGTACTTACTGAAGAGTCCCGTCAATCATTCCGAATCCAACGTTGGAGGTCACGGGTGCGTCAACACACCATCGTCGTCGGCTACGGTACGAAAGGCCGGTCCGCGGTCGCTGCATTGCTTGCCGACGGCGTCACGCCCGAGCAGATTGTCGTCATCGACAAAGATGAGGCCGCGCTTACCCGGGCGGAAAATAATGGGCTCGTGACTGTGCGCGGCAACGCCACCCGCGCAGAAGTCCTCAAAGTCGCTGGTGTGACGCGAGCCCGTTCCGTGGTGGTTGCCCCCAACCAGGATGACACGGCGGTGCTTATTACTCTCTCAGTGCGTGAACTGGCCCCGAGCGTGATGATTGTGGCCAGCGCCCGCGAGGCGGAAAACCAACACCTTCTCGAACAATCGGGTGCGGACTCCGTGGTGATTTCCTCCGAAACCGCCGGTCGCATGCTAGGCCTTGCCACCGTGACCCCTTCCGTGGTGGAGATGATGGAGGACCTGCTTTCACCGGACGAAGGCTTCTCCATCGCGGAGCGTCCCGTTGCCGAAGACGAAGTCGGCGCAAACCCCCGCAACCTGGCAGACATCGTGCTCGGTGTGGTCCGTTCTGGTGAGCTCTACCGCATCGACTCCCCAGAGGCAGAGACCGCTGAACCGGGCGACCGCCTCTTGTACGTGCGCCGCGTGTTCAGTGAGGACGTGAAACGGTAG